From a single Paenibacillus sp. FSL W8-0426 genomic region:
- a CDS encoding sugar ABC transporter permease, which produces MRTTGVIPSRPKRRLFSERRVHKLHYRHKRLLFIYGGLSIPLLYFVVIRILPILYSFNVSFREWGMLSPDKPFVGLANYAALLGDSLFLQSLLNTGIYVIVGVPAQLVTGLVVALLLQQVVKLRSLFRTAYFIPYVTSVVAVSWVFRWILMKNGILNALFIEAGLGPQTFLYSPAQAIFWIIAAMVWQNIGFQMLIFLAGLQNIPQMYYEAASIDGATAWQRFVHITLPLLNPVILLSTVLASIGFLQTFTQVLNMTGGGPLDSTISVVLHIYNLAFKSFDMGLASAATVILFVIIFVLTLIQLKVMGNRFSQE; this is translated from the coding sequence ATGAGAACAACCGGCGTCATTCCTTCTCGACCGAAACGACGTTTGTTTTCCGAACGCAGGGTCCATAAGCTTCATTACAGGCATAAACGGCTGCTGTTCATTTATGGCGGATTGTCGATTCCGCTGCTTTATTTCGTGGTCATCCGCATTCTGCCGATCCTGTATTCCTTCAACGTCAGCTTTCGGGAATGGGGCATGCTCTCGCCCGACAAACCGTTCGTCGGCCTGGCAAACTATGCGGCATTGCTGGGCGATTCCCTTTTTCTCCAATCGCTGCTGAACACGGGCATCTACGTCATTGTTGGCGTGCCTGCGCAGCTGGTGACCGGGCTGGTCGTTGCGCTGCTGCTGCAGCAGGTGGTGAAGCTTCGCAGCCTGTTCCGGACCGCGTATTTCATTCCTTATGTGACCAGCGTCGTGGCCGTGAGCTGGGTATTCCGCTGGATTCTGATGAAAAACGGGATTCTGAATGCTTTGTTTATCGAGGCCGGGCTTGGCCCGCAAACGTTCCTGTACTCGCCCGCGCAGGCGATCTTTTGGATCATCGCGGCGATGGTATGGCAAAATATCGGATTCCAGATGCTTATCTTTTTGGCAGGACTCCAGAACATTCCGCAAATGTACTATGAAGCGGCCTCCATCGACGGCGCGACCGCCTGGCAGCGTTTCGTACATATCACGTTGCCGCTGCTGAACCCGGTCATACTGCTGTCCACGGTGCTGGCATCGATCGGTTTTCTGCAAACCTTTACCCAGGTGCTCAATATGACGGGCGGCGGTCCGCTCGATTCCACGATTTCCGTAGTGCTGCATATCTATAATCTCGCTTTCAAAAGCTTCGACATGGGGCTGGCCTCTGCGGCAACCGTCATTTTGTTTGTGATCATTTTCGTGTTGACGCTGATCCAGTTGAAGGTGATGGGCAACCGTTTCAGTCAGGAGTAA
- a CDS encoding extracellular solute-binding protein: protein MTRSGLFSFGLGKALCLWVVGALVLSITACSAKPSQEADTGANTAAAGQAETVTIEYWQYEFPAKVELIDALIKEFEGEHPDIKVKQTNFPYDQYNQKVATLVPAGKGPDVINLYYGWLPKYVQSGYLQPLPESSFPDIENTFFPFVQTAKLDGKYYALPTGVRTLGLFYNKDLFAKAGLDPEKPPTTWEELVSDAKALTETDQNGQLVTEGFAWEPGSQLHHWFRDGLLYQAGGKDTSEDRRKILWNESPAGLEAFKYLVEFATVHKVGINGFYTDDANAFKTGHAAMNVDGSYRLGSIQKDAPDLNFAVAPLPSYKGKSTQASFWANAIPANVTGEKLEAATAFLQFLTSKGVQEQWVEKVGELPAQKEVALQDKYVNDPLLGPFISQLNDANAHFFIDETQERTLFVNAVDEVLLNQVPVEQAFNGLVTKTQQLYDDYWAKQDKKK, encoded by the coding sequence TTGACACGATCCGGTTTATTTTCATTCGGTCTTGGGAAAGCACTGTGTTTGTGGGTTGTAGGTGCGCTGGTGTTAAGCATCACGGCCTGCTCGGCAAAGCCTTCCCAGGAAGCGGACACGGGAGCAAACACCGCTGCCGCCGGGCAGGCAGAGACAGTGACGATTGAATACTGGCAGTACGAGTTCCCGGCCAAGGTGGAACTGATCGACGCGTTAATCAAGGAATTCGAGGGCGAACATCCCGACATCAAAGTCAAGCAAACCAATTTTCCGTACGACCAGTACAATCAAAAAGTAGCCACGCTGGTGCCTGCCGGCAAGGGGCCGGACGTCATCAACCTGTACTACGGATGGCTGCCGAAATACGTGCAGTCCGGGTATTTGCAGCCATTGCCGGAGAGCAGTTTCCCGGATATCGAGAACACGTTTTTCCCTTTCGTGCAAACGGCCAAACTGGATGGAAAGTATTACGCGCTGCCCACCGGCGTGAGAACTTTGGGATTGTTCTATAACAAGGACCTGTTTGCCAAAGCCGGACTGGACCCGGAGAAACCGCCGACGACGTGGGAGGAGCTGGTCTCGGATGCCAAGGCACTGACGGAAACGGACCAGAACGGGCAGCTGGTGACGGAAGGATTTGCTTGGGAACCGGGTTCCCAGCTGCATCACTGGTTCCGCGACGGGTTGCTGTACCAGGCTGGAGGCAAGGATACGAGCGAGGATCGCCGGAAGATTCTGTGGAACGAATCGCCGGCAGGGCTGGAAGCGTTCAAGTACTTGGTCGAATTCGCCACCGTGCACAAAGTCGGGATCAACGGTTTTTACACGGATGACGCGAATGCGTTCAAAACCGGGCATGCCGCAATGAACGTCGACGGTTCTTACCGATTGGGTTCGATCCAAAAAGACGCGCCGGACCTGAATTTCGCGGTTGCTCCCCTTCCGTCTTACAAAGGGAAATCGACCCAAGCCTCCTTCTGGGCCAATGCCATTCCGGCCAACGTGACCGGAGAGAAGCTGGAAGCCGCAACGGCGTTCCTGCAATTTTTGACGAGCAAGGGCGTGCAGGAGCAGTGGGTGGAAAAGGTGGGCGAACTGCCTGCGCAGAAGGAAGTGGCGCTTCAGGACAAGTATGTCAACGACCCGCTGCTGGGTCCGTTCATTTCGCAACTGAACGATGCCAATGCTCATTTCTTCATTGACGAAACCCAGGAACGAACCCTTTTCGTGAACGCGGTGGATGAAGTGCTGCTTAATCAGGTTCCCGTTGAGCAGGCTTTCAACGGCTTGGTGACCAAAACCCAACAGCTGTACGATGATTACTGGGCGAAACAGGACAAGAAAAAATAA
- a CDS encoding amidohydrolase family protein has protein sequence MFSNPEFRVFDIHGHLPYKLLLSPHKLHESVSNYGKERSERMRLSWDFPAPEETAGEAAKPLIERWVDELDKYKIGGLNFLTAHDNDKLAEQIAGYPDRFTGFACHPIESEDAASELERAVDELGLRGYKLFGPLTPIPFDSPSLDPVWKFLAERRLPVLIHFGMLGHAGGIVHHPNINPLAIFNTARAYPDIPFIIPHFGAGYFQELLHLCWSCPNVYIDTSGSNQWVRWVPYELTLETLFRKTYELLGPERIIFGTDASGFPRGYPYRYLQDQVRVCRDLRFREAEIELIFGNNARRLLHVPWGSEAGHRNADKAGNEGRS, from the coding sequence ATGTTTTCCAATCCTGAATTCCGAGTGTTCGACATCCACGGCCATCTGCCATATAAACTGCTGCTGTCCCCGCACAAACTGCACGAATCGGTTTCGAATTACGGCAAGGAACGAAGCGAGCGCATGAGGCTTTCGTGGGATTTTCCGGCTCCTGAGGAGACCGCCGGGGAAGCGGCGAAACCTCTGATCGAACGTTGGGTGGATGAACTGGACAAATACAAGATCGGCGGGCTCAACTTTCTCACTGCGCACGACAACGACAAGCTGGCCGAGCAAATCGCCGGATATCCCGACCGGTTCACCGGCTTTGCATGCCATCCGATTGAAAGCGAAGATGCTGCCTCCGAGCTGGAGCGCGCCGTTGACGAATTGGGGCTTCGAGGATACAAACTGTTTGGCCCGCTCACACCGATCCCGTTCGATTCACCTTCATTGGACCCCGTCTGGAAATTCCTTGCGGAGCGCCGCCTGCCCGTTCTGATCCATTTCGGGATGCTGGGCCATGCGGGGGGGATCGTGCATCATCCCAACATCAACCCGCTGGCGATTTTCAATACGGCTCGGGCTTACCCGGACATTCCCTTCATCATTCCTCATTTTGGGGCGGGTTATTTCCAGGAGCTGCTGCATTTATGCTGGAGCTGTCCCAACGTATATATCGACACGTCAGGCTCCAACCAATGGGTGCGGTGGGTGCCGTATGAGCTGACGCTGGAAACGCTGTTCCGCAAGACGTACGAATTGCTCGGGCCGGAGCGAATCATTTTCGGCACGGATGCAAGCGGGTTCCCGCGCGGGTATCCATACCGGTATTTGCAGGATCAAGTCAGGGTATGCCGTGACCTGCGCTTCCGCGAGGCGGAGATCGAGCTGATCTTCGGCAACAATGCGAGACGTTTGCTTCACGTTCCATGGGGGAGTGAGGCAGGACACAGAAATGCAGACAAGGCGGGCAATGAGGGCCGTTCGTAA